A region from the Kryptolebias marmoratus isolate JLee-2015 linkage group LG9, ASM164957v2, whole genome shotgun sequence genome encodes:
- the LOC108240045 gene encoding long-chain-fatty-acid--CoA ligase 1-like isoform X3, which yields MLTHEFFQKLKLLGLNDVNQYIRNTSTPVMVSVGAVAAAVTYYLATRPKGLPPPCDLHMQSVEVPGSDLARQSVFMKEDGYLTHIYDDAQTIYEVLLRGARVSNNGPCLGSRKPNQPYEWMSYKEVIERAEHLGSAFLHKGHSKTSDPHIGIFSQNRPEWTVSEQACYMYSLVSVPLYDTLGTQAIAYILDKASISTVVCDRTDRAVLVLDCIKDTNHSVKTIVLLETPGTSLVERGQQAGIHILNLEEMEAIGKDNHQQPIPPQPDDVAVICFTSGTTGNPKGAILTHRNIVSNCSSIIKHIEGVVLMQGGRIGFFQGDIRRLSDDLNVLQPTVFPVVPRLLNRMYDKIFGQANTSIKRWLLEFAYRRKQAEVMKGVMRRDSIWDRLVFRKVQASLGGRVRLMVTGAAPISPTVLSFIRAAVGCHFFEGYGQTECTAGCTVTMPGDWTAGHVGAPLPCNTIKLVDVPEMNYLAANREGEVCVKGANVFQGYLQDPEKTAEAIDADRWVHTGDIGKWLPNGTLKIVDRKKHIFKLAQGEYIAPEKIENIYLRSDAVAQVFVHGDSLQACLVAVVVPDPDFLSSWTERTMNLKGSYQELCGRADVKAAILKDMQRLGKEGDLKSFEQIKAIYIHMEQFSIDNGLLTPTMKAKRNELNHYFRSQIDELYAGIKM from the exons ATGCTGACCCACGAGTTCTtccagaagctgaagctgctgggTCTGAACGATGTCAATCAGTACATCAGGAACACTTCGACCCCCGTGATGGTCAGTGTGGGAGCAGTGGCTGCTGCAGTGACCTACTACCTGGCAACACGGCCCAAGGGCCTCCCACCACCCTGCGACCTCCATATGCAGTCTGTCGAAGTTCCA GGCAGTGACTTGGCACGTCAGTCAGTTTTTATGAAAGAAGATGGTTACCTGACCCACATCTATGATGATGCCCAAACAATATATGAGGTCCTCCTCAGAGGCGCCAGAGTCTCCA ATAACGGTCCCTGTTTGGGCTCCAGGAAACCAAACCAGCCCTATGAGTGGATGTCGTACAAAGAG gtaaTAGAGCGAGCAGAGCATCTGGGTTCTGCGTTTCTTCATAAAGGACACTCCAAGACCAGTGACCCCCACATTGGTATTTTCTCCCAGAACAGACCTGAG TGGACCGTCAGTGAGCAGGCGTGTTACATGTATTCCCTGGTGTCCGTCCCTCTGTACGACACGCTCGGGACACAGGCCATCGCCTACATCTTAGACAAAG CTTCCATCTCGACTGTCGTGTGTGACAGAACGGACAGAGCCGTTCTGGTGCTGGACTGCATTAAGGACACAAACCATTCAGTAAAAACCATTGTTCTTCTGGAGACCCCCGGCACCAGCCTGGTGGAGAGGGGGCAGCAGGCTGGGATCCACATTCTGAACCTGGAGGAGATGGAG GCAATTGGAAAGGACAACCATCAGCAGCCAATT CCTCCACAACCTGATGACGTTgcagtcatctgtttcaccagTGGAACTACAG gaaACCCAAAAGGAGCGATATTGACTCATAGAAACATCGTGTCCAACTGCTCGTCTATCATCAAGCACATAGAG GGTGTCGTGTTGATGCAGGGAGGCAGGATCGGCTTTTTCCAGGGAGACATCCGTCGGCTCTCAGATGATCTGAACGTGCTGCAGCCCACCGTGTTCCCGGTTGTTCCTCGGCTCCTCAACAGAATGTATGATAAG ataTTTGGGCAGGCCAACACCTCCATAAAGCGCTGGCTGCTAGAGTTTGCCTACAGGAGGAAGCAGGCAGAGGTTATGAAAGGCGTCATGAGGAGAGACAGCATCTGGGATCGACTCGTCTTCAGGAAGGTCCAG GCCAGCCTGGGAGGGCGCGTGCGTCTCATGGTGACAGGAGCTGCTCCCATCTCTCCAACCGTCCTCTCCTTCATCAGAGCTGCAGTAGGCTGTCAT tTCTTTGAAGGCTACGGACAGACTGAGTGCACAGCTGGATGCACCGTCACCATGCCCGGAGATTGGACTGCAG GTCACGTCGGAGCTCCTCTGCCTTGTAACACCATCAAACTGGTGGATGTGCCGGAGATGAACTACCTGGCTGCCAACAGAGAGGGAGAG gtGTGTGTGAAGGGTGCAAACGTGTTCCAGGGTTATCTGCAGGACCCCGAGAAGACAGCAGAGGCTATCGATGCAGACAGATGGGTTCACACCGGAGACATTGGGAAATGGCTCCCT AATGGTACGCTGAAGATCGTGGACAGGAAGAAGCACATCTTTAAGCTGGCACAGGGGGAGTACATTGCTCCTGAGAAGATCGAGAACATATACCTGAGGAGTGATGCTGTGGCTCAGGTCTTCGTTCACGGAGACAGCCTGCAG GCGTGTTTGGTAGCAGTAGTGGTTCCTGACCCTGACTTCCTGTCTAGTTGGACAGAGAGGACGATGAACCTGAAGGGCAGCTACCAGGAGCTGTGTGGCAGAGCG GACGTCaaagcagccatcttaaagGACATGCAGCGCCTGGGGAAGGAGGGGGACCTCAAGTCCTTTGAACAG ATTAAGGCCATCTACATCCACATGGAGCAGTTCTCCATCGACAACGGTCTGCTCACTCCAACGATGAAAGCCAAGAGGAACGAACTGAACCACTACTTCAGGTCCCAGATAGACGAGCTGTACGCTGGGATAAAAATGTAG
- the LOC108240045 gene encoding long-chain-fatty-acid--CoA ligase 1-like isoform X1 encodes MLTHEFFQKLKLLGLNDVNQYIRNTSTPVMVSVGAVAAAVTYYLATRPKGLPPPCDLHMQSVEVPGSDLARQSVFMKEDGYLTHIYDDAQTIYEVLLRGARVSNNGPCLGSRKPNQPYEWMSYKEVIERAEHLGSAFLHKGHSKTSDPHIGIFSQNRPEWTVSEQACYMYSLVSVPLYDTLGTQAIAYILDKASISTVVCDRTDRAVLVLDCIKDTNHSVKTIVLLETPGTSLVERGQQAGIHILNLEEMEAIGKDNHQQPIPPQPDDVAVICFTSGTTGNPKGAILTHRNIVSNCSSIIKHIELFCPLGPSDVHLSYLPLAHMFEKTVQGVVLMQGGRIGFFQGDIRRLSDDLNVLQPTVFPVVPRLLNRMYDKIFGQANTSIKRWLLEFAYRRKQAEVMKGVMRRDSIWDRLVFRKVQASLGGRVRLMVTGAAPISPTVLSFIRAAVGCHFFEGYGQTECTAGCTVTMPGDWTAGHVGAPLPCNTIKLVDVPEMNYLAANREGEVCVKGANVFQGYLQDPEKTAEAIDADRWVHTGDIGKWLPNGTLKIVDRKKHIFKLAQGEYIAPEKIENIYLRSDAVAQVFVHGDSLQACLVAVVVPDPDFLSSWTERTMNLKGSYQELCGRADVKAAILKDMQRLGKEGDLKSFEQIKAIYIHMEQFSIDNGLLTPTMKAKRNELNHYFRSQIDELYAGIKM; translated from the exons ATGCTGACCCACGAGTTCTtccagaagctgaagctgctgggTCTGAACGATGTCAATCAGTACATCAGGAACACTTCGACCCCCGTGATGGTCAGTGTGGGAGCAGTGGCTGCTGCAGTGACCTACTACCTGGCAACACGGCCCAAGGGCCTCCCACCACCCTGCGACCTCCATATGCAGTCTGTCGAAGTTCCA GGCAGTGACTTGGCACGTCAGTCAGTTTTTATGAAAGAAGATGGTTACCTGACCCACATCTATGATGATGCCCAAACAATATATGAGGTCCTCCTCAGAGGCGCCAGAGTCTCCA ATAACGGTCCCTGTTTGGGCTCCAGGAAACCAAACCAGCCCTATGAGTGGATGTCGTACAAAGAG gtaaTAGAGCGAGCAGAGCATCTGGGTTCTGCGTTTCTTCATAAAGGACACTCCAAGACCAGTGACCCCCACATTGGTATTTTCTCCCAGAACAGACCTGAG TGGACCGTCAGTGAGCAGGCGTGTTACATGTATTCCCTGGTGTCCGTCCCTCTGTACGACACGCTCGGGACACAGGCCATCGCCTACATCTTAGACAAAG CTTCCATCTCGACTGTCGTGTGTGACAGAACGGACAGAGCCGTTCTGGTGCTGGACTGCATTAAGGACACAAACCATTCAGTAAAAACCATTGTTCTTCTGGAGACCCCCGGCACCAGCCTGGTGGAGAGGGGGCAGCAGGCTGGGATCCACATTCTGAACCTGGAGGAGATGGAG GCAATTGGAAAGGACAACCATCAGCAGCCAATT CCTCCACAACCTGATGACGTTgcagtcatctgtttcaccagTGGAACTACAG gaaACCCAAAAGGAGCGATATTGACTCATAGAAACATCGTGTCCAACTGCTCGTCTATCATCAAGCACATAGAG cttttctgtccACTGGGTCCCAGTGATGTCCATTTATCCTACCTGCCCCTGGCTCATATGTTTGAGAAAACAGTCCAG GGTGTCGTGTTGATGCAGGGAGGCAGGATCGGCTTTTTCCAGGGAGACATCCGTCGGCTCTCAGATGATCTGAACGTGCTGCAGCCCACCGTGTTCCCGGTTGTTCCTCGGCTCCTCAACAGAATGTATGATAAG ataTTTGGGCAGGCCAACACCTCCATAAAGCGCTGGCTGCTAGAGTTTGCCTACAGGAGGAAGCAGGCAGAGGTTATGAAAGGCGTCATGAGGAGAGACAGCATCTGGGATCGACTCGTCTTCAGGAAGGTCCAG GCCAGCCTGGGAGGGCGCGTGCGTCTCATGGTGACAGGAGCTGCTCCCATCTCTCCAACCGTCCTCTCCTTCATCAGAGCTGCAGTAGGCTGTCAT tTCTTTGAAGGCTACGGACAGACTGAGTGCACAGCTGGATGCACCGTCACCATGCCCGGAGATTGGACTGCAG GTCACGTCGGAGCTCCTCTGCCTTGTAACACCATCAAACTGGTGGATGTGCCGGAGATGAACTACCTGGCTGCCAACAGAGAGGGAGAG gtGTGTGTGAAGGGTGCAAACGTGTTCCAGGGTTATCTGCAGGACCCCGAGAAGACAGCAGAGGCTATCGATGCAGACAGATGGGTTCACACCGGAGACATTGGGAAATGGCTCCCT AATGGTACGCTGAAGATCGTGGACAGGAAGAAGCACATCTTTAAGCTGGCACAGGGGGAGTACATTGCTCCTGAGAAGATCGAGAACATATACCTGAGGAGTGATGCTGTGGCTCAGGTCTTCGTTCACGGAGACAGCCTGCAG GCGTGTTTGGTAGCAGTAGTGGTTCCTGACCCTGACTTCCTGTCTAGTTGGACAGAGAGGACGATGAACCTGAAGGGCAGCTACCAGGAGCTGTGTGGCAGAGCG GACGTCaaagcagccatcttaaagGACATGCAGCGCCTGGGGAAGGAGGGGGACCTCAAGTCCTTTGAACAG ATTAAGGCCATCTACATCCACATGGAGCAGTTCTCCATCGACAACGGTCTGCTCACTCCAACGATGAAAGCCAAGAGGAACGAACTGAACCACTACTTCAGGTCCCAGATAGACGAGCTGTACGCTGGGATAAAAATGTAG
- the LOC108240045 gene encoding long-chain-fatty-acid--CoA ligase 1-like isoform X2, giving the protein MLTHEFFQKLKLLGLNDVNQYIRNTSTPVMVSVGAVAAAVTYYLATRPKGLPPPCDLHMQSVEVPGSDLARQSVFMKEDGYLTHIYDDAQTIYEVLLRGARVSNNGPCLGSRKPNQPYEWMSYKEVIERAEHLGSAFLHKGHSKTSDPHIGIFSQNRPEWTVSEQACYMYSLVSVPLYDTLGTQAIAYILDKASISTVVCDRTDRAVLVLDCIKDTNHSVKTIVLLETPGTSLVERGQQAGIHILNLEEMEAIGKDNHQQPIPPQPDDVAVICFTSGTTGNPKGAILTHRNIVSNCSSIIKHIELFCPLGPSDVHLSYLPLAHMFEKTVQGVVLMQGGRIGFFQGDIRRLSDDLNVLQPTVFPVVPRLLNRMYDKIFGQANTSIKRWLLEFAYRRKQAEVMKGVMRRDSIWDRLVFRKVQASLGGRVRLMVTGAAPISPTVLSFIRAAFFEGYGQTECTAGCTVTMPGDWTAGHVGAPLPCNTIKLVDVPEMNYLAANREGEVCVKGANVFQGYLQDPEKTAEAIDADRWVHTGDIGKWLPNGTLKIVDRKKHIFKLAQGEYIAPEKIENIYLRSDAVAQVFVHGDSLQACLVAVVVPDPDFLSSWTERTMNLKGSYQELCGRADVKAAILKDMQRLGKEGDLKSFEQIKAIYIHMEQFSIDNGLLTPTMKAKRNELNHYFRSQIDELYAGIKM; this is encoded by the exons ATGCTGACCCACGAGTTCTtccagaagctgaagctgctgggTCTGAACGATGTCAATCAGTACATCAGGAACACTTCGACCCCCGTGATGGTCAGTGTGGGAGCAGTGGCTGCTGCAGTGACCTACTACCTGGCAACACGGCCCAAGGGCCTCCCACCACCCTGCGACCTCCATATGCAGTCTGTCGAAGTTCCA GGCAGTGACTTGGCACGTCAGTCAGTTTTTATGAAAGAAGATGGTTACCTGACCCACATCTATGATGATGCCCAAACAATATATGAGGTCCTCCTCAGAGGCGCCAGAGTCTCCA ATAACGGTCCCTGTTTGGGCTCCAGGAAACCAAACCAGCCCTATGAGTGGATGTCGTACAAAGAG gtaaTAGAGCGAGCAGAGCATCTGGGTTCTGCGTTTCTTCATAAAGGACACTCCAAGACCAGTGACCCCCACATTGGTATTTTCTCCCAGAACAGACCTGAG TGGACCGTCAGTGAGCAGGCGTGTTACATGTATTCCCTGGTGTCCGTCCCTCTGTACGACACGCTCGGGACACAGGCCATCGCCTACATCTTAGACAAAG CTTCCATCTCGACTGTCGTGTGTGACAGAACGGACAGAGCCGTTCTGGTGCTGGACTGCATTAAGGACACAAACCATTCAGTAAAAACCATTGTTCTTCTGGAGACCCCCGGCACCAGCCTGGTGGAGAGGGGGCAGCAGGCTGGGATCCACATTCTGAACCTGGAGGAGATGGAG GCAATTGGAAAGGACAACCATCAGCAGCCAATT CCTCCACAACCTGATGACGTTgcagtcatctgtttcaccagTGGAACTACAG gaaACCCAAAAGGAGCGATATTGACTCATAGAAACATCGTGTCCAACTGCTCGTCTATCATCAAGCACATAGAG cttttctgtccACTGGGTCCCAGTGATGTCCATTTATCCTACCTGCCCCTGGCTCATATGTTTGAGAAAACAGTCCAG GGTGTCGTGTTGATGCAGGGAGGCAGGATCGGCTTTTTCCAGGGAGACATCCGTCGGCTCTCAGATGATCTGAACGTGCTGCAGCCCACCGTGTTCCCGGTTGTTCCTCGGCTCCTCAACAGAATGTATGATAAG ataTTTGGGCAGGCCAACACCTCCATAAAGCGCTGGCTGCTAGAGTTTGCCTACAGGAGGAAGCAGGCAGAGGTTATGAAAGGCGTCATGAGGAGAGACAGCATCTGGGATCGACTCGTCTTCAGGAAGGTCCAG GCCAGCCTGGGAGGGCGCGTGCGTCTCATGGTGACAGGAGCTGCTCCCATCTCTCCAACCGTCCTCTCCTTCATCAGAGCTGCA tTCTTTGAAGGCTACGGACAGACTGAGTGCACAGCTGGATGCACCGTCACCATGCCCGGAGATTGGACTGCAG GTCACGTCGGAGCTCCTCTGCCTTGTAACACCATCAAACTGGTGGATGTGCCGGAGATGAACTACCTGGCTGCCAACAGAGAGGGAGAG gtGTGTGTGAAGGGTGCAAACGTGTTCCAGGGTTATCTGCAGGACCCCGAGAAGACAGCAGAGGCTATCGATGCAGACAGATGGGTTCACACCGGAGACATTGGGAAATGGCTCCCT AATGGTACGCTGAAGATCGTGGACAGGAAGAAGCACATCTTTAAGCTGGCACAGGGGGAGTACATTGCTCCTGAGAAGATCGAGAACATATACCTGAGGAGTGATGCTGTGGCTCAGGTCTTCGTTCACGGAGACAGCCTGCAG GCGTGTTTGGTAGCAGTAGTGGTTCCTGACCCTGACTTCCTGTCTAGTTGGACAGAGAGGACGATGAACCTGAAGGGCAGCTACCAGGAGCTGTGTGGCAGAGCG GACGTCaaagcagccatcttaaagGACATGCAGCGCCTGGGGAAGGAGGGGGACCTCAAGTCCTTTGAACAG ATTAAGGCCATCTACATCCACATGGAGCAGTTCTCCATCGACAACGGTCTGCTCACTCCAACGATGAAAGCCAAGAGGAACGAACTGAACCACTACTTCAGGTCCCAGATAGACGAGCTGTACGCTGGGATAAAAATGTAG
- the st3gal5 gene encoding lactosylceramide alpha-2,3-sialyltransferase, translating to MRFPLCWAGHRRGGLAACLLLASLALGLILLSLIQPETREAVELHVSPAHRRLVHEHVRRVLEGQCRPSGARQNLQAELPPSSRGTRPFLWRVKSLSDDLFVYPPPFGLRGLRGKVEDLLQLLPAPEYDPLLKRAMDKCHRCVVVGNGGILKGLKLGPLIDRFDTIIRLNSGPLGEFSVDVGNRTSIRMSYPEGTPHHWVDTDPHAVFVAVVYKRADLSWIYAMINRLSVPLWDWIFFWQKVPKEIPLEPSRFRLLSPHIIRETALDLLKYPQPRQRLWGWDQNVPTLGVAALNLASLLCDEVSLVGFGYNLSHQGAPLHYYDHLPMSLIEEQKMHNVNQETRFLQRLVREGTITDLTGGVHCSFCSS from the exons ATGAGGTTTCCACTCTGCTGGGCAGGACACAG GCGTGGTGGTTTGGCTGCATGTCTACTTTTGGCTTCGCTGGCTCTGGGGTTGATCTTGCTGTCGCTCATTCAGCCAGAGACGAGAGAAGCTGTTGAGTTGCACGTCAGCCCTGCACATAGACGG CTCGTGCATGAACATGTGCGCAGAGTTCTGGAGGGTCAGTGTCGTCCAAGCGGCGCCAGGCAGAACCTGCAGGCTGAGCTCCCGCCCTCCAGCCGAGGAACCCGGCCCTTCCTGTGGAGGGTCAAGTCGCTCTCTGACGACCTGTTCGTTTACCCGCCGCCATTTGGTCTCCGAGGTCTCAGAGGCAAAGTAGaggacctgctgcagctg CTGCCAGCTCCTGAATATGACCCCCTGCTGAAGAGGGCAATGGATAAATGTCATCGCTGTGTGGTCGTAGGAAACGGAGGCATCCTTAAAGGCCTGAAGCTCGGCCCGCTGATCGACCGCTTTGACACTATAATCAG GTTGAACAGTGGTCCTCTGGGAGAGTTCAGTGTCGACGTTGGAAATCGAACCAGCATCAGGATGAGTTACCCAGAGGGCACGCCGCACCACTGGGTTGACACAGACCCACATGCTGTGTTTGTAGCCGTGGTGTATAAGAGAGCTGACCTCAGCTGGATCTATGCTATGATCAACAGGCTTAGTGTG CCTCTGTGGGACTGGATCTTCTTCTGGCAGAAGGTGCCCAAGGAAATTCCTCTGGAGCCCTCGAGGTTCAGACTCCTGAGCCCCCACATCATCAGAGAGACCGCATTAGACCTCCTCAAATACCCTCAGCCCAGGCAGCGTCTGTGGGGCTGGGACCAG AACGTGCCGACCCTGGGCGTGGCTGCGCTGAACTTGGCCAGCCTGCTGTGCGACGAGGTCAGCCTGGTGGGCTTCGGCTACAACCTCTCCCACCAGGGGGCGCCGCTGCACTACTATGACCACCTGCCCATGAGCCTCATAGAGGAGCAGAAAATGCACAACGTGAACCAAGAGACTCGGTTCCTTCAGAGGCTTGTCAGAGAAGGGACCATCACAGACCTGACAGGTGGGGTCCACTGCTCCTTCTGCTCCAGCtga